A stretch of the Fusobacterium varium genome encodes the following:
- a CDS encoding putative transcriptional repressor, giving the protein MKTATAKIKTLEFIKNSDGISRVELAKELDITPAGIGKIVNGFLKRGIIKEYSEGISTGGRKPLILRINEENIGLILGISLAPRFIQVTLGDINGKVLKTIKYSLKKRLLKKENNILKTVEAIIKRELSRNKEITIISVIMNGMVDSEAGVSIFSPHYNWKNIKLKEVLEEKFNKRVFIENDVRGMALTEKIFGSCKDKHNFVVLNIGDGVGGSIFLNDSLYQGYGSMSGELGHMVVKRNSSEKCSCGKRGCLETEVSNVAVIKKIISQIKLNNYSSLKNILNEKGTLNIEDIIKAVKEKDLLTLNIMNEAIYLTAHAVDGIISVINPEKIILFGAIFKSSFLFKTLVNEVKKVTLDEQNYEIKVSEFSDNIYELSPFAVVNYNIFREI; this is encoded by the coding sequence ATGAAAACAGCAACCGCAAAGATAAAAACTTTGGAATTTATAAAAAATAGTGATGGAATTTCAAGAGTAGAATTAGCTAAAGAATTAGATATTACCCCAGCAGGAATTGGAAAGATAGTGAATGGATTTTTAAAAAGAGGAATTATAAAAGAGTATAGTGAAGGAATTTCTACTGGAGGGAGAAAACCTCTTATTTTAAGAATAAATGAGGAAAATATAGGGTTAATTTTGGGAATATCACTAGCACCAAGATTTATTCAAGTAACTCTTGGAGATATAAATGGAAAAGTATTAAAAACTATAAAATATTCATTAAAGAAAAGATTATTAAAAAAGGAAAATAATATACTTAAAACAGTTGAAGCCATTATAAAAAGAGAATTGAGCAGAAATAAAGAAATAACAATAATATCTGTTATAATGAATGGGATGGTTGATAGTGAAGCAGGAGTATCTATTTTTTCTCCACATTATAACTGGAAAAATATAAAACTTAAAGAAGTATTGGAGGAAAAATTTAACAAAAGAGTTTTTATCGAGAATGACGTTAGAGGAATGGCTCTTACAGAAAAAATATTTGGCTCATGTAAGGATAAACATAATTTTGTTGTATTAAATATAGGGGATGGAGTTGGAGGAAGTATATTTCTTAATGACTCACTATATCAAGGATATGGATCCATGTCAGGAGAATTAGGACATATGGTTGTAAAAAGAAATAGTTCAGAAAAATGTTCTTGTGGAAAAAGAGGGTGTCTTGAGACTGAGGTATCAAATGTAGCTGTTATTAAAAAAATAATATCTCAAATAAAGTTAAATAATTACAGTAGTCTTAAGAATATCCTTAATGAAAAAGGAACATTGAATATTGAGGATATAATAAAAGCTGTAAAAGAAAAAGATTTACTTACTTTGAATATAATGAATGAAGCTATTTATCTTACTGCTCATGCTGTAGATGGAATAATTTCAGTAATTAATCCTGAAAAAATAATTCTTTTTGGTGCTATATTTAAAAGCAGTTTTTTATTTAAGACTCTTGTCAATGAAGTAAAAAAAGTGACCTTAGATGAACAAAATTATGAAATAAAAGTATCAGAGTTTTCTGATAATATTTATGAACTCTCTCCATTTGCTGTAGTTAACTATAATATATTCAGAGAGATATAA
- the galK gene encoding galactokinase, producing MIKGLVQDFKTLFNYSGAVEVFFSPGRVNLIGEHTDYNGGFVFPCALDFGTYAIVKRREDKIFRMYSKNFERLGIKEFSLDKLTNTPSDNWANYPKGVIKTFIDAGYKIDKGFDILFFGNIPNGAGLSSSASIELLTSVILKEIFNLSIDMIEMVKLSQKSENEFIGVNCGIMDQFAIGMGKKDNAILLDCNTLEYHYAPVELNGASIVIANTNKKRGLADSKYNERRNSCEAAVKVLNENGINIRNLGELSVEKFNKAKHFITDEEQLKRATHAVTENERTKIAVEKLNSGDVEAFGKLMDQSHISLRDDYEVTGFELDSLVEAAWEAKGVIGSRMTGAGFGGCTVSIVKDEFIDEFIKSVGEKYKIKTGLTADFYVAKIGDGSRKLGDF from the coding sequence ATGATAAAAGGATTAGTACAAGATTTTAAAACTCTATTTAATTATTCAGGAGCTGTTGAAGTATTCTTTTCTCCTGGAAGAGTAAATCTTATAGGAGAACATACTGATTATAATGGCGGATTTGTATTTCCTTGTGCCTTAGATTTTGGCACTTATGCTATTGTAAAAAGAAGAGAAGATAAAATTTTTAGAATGTATTCTAAAAATTTTGAAAGATTAGGAATAAAAGAGTTTTCATTAGATAAGCTTACAAATACTCCATCAGATAACTGGGCCAATTATCCTAAAGGAGTAATAAAAACTTTTATAGATGCAGGATATAAAATAGACAAAGGATTTGATATCTTGTTCTTTGGAAATATCCCAAATGGTGCTGGACTTTCTTCTTCAGCTTCAATTGAACTCCTTACATCAGTTATTTTAAAAGAAATTTTTAACCTTAGCATAGATATGATAGAAATGGTAAAACTTTCTCAAAAATCTGAAAATGAATTTATAGGAGTAAATTGTGGAATAATGGATCAGTTTGCTATTGGAATGGGTAAAAAAGATAATGCTATTCTTTTAGACTGCAACACTCTTGAATATCACTATGCTCCTGTAGAATTAAATGGTGCATCAATAGTTATAGCTAATACAAATAAGAAAAGGGGTCTTGCTGATTCTAAATATAATGAAAGAAGAAATTCTTGTGAAGCAGCTGTTAAAGTTTTAAATGAAAATGGGATTAATATAAGAAATCTTGGAGAACTTTCAGTAGAAAAATTCAATAAAGCAAAACATTTCATAACTGACGAAGAACAACTAAAAAGAGCAACTCATGCTGTAACTGAAAATGAAAGAACTAAAATAGCTGTTGAAAAATTGAACTCTGGAGATGTTGAAGCTTTTGGAAAACTTATGGATCAATCTCATATTTCTTTGAGAGATGACTATGAGGTAACAGGATTTGAACTTGATTCTCTAGTAGAAGCCGCATGGGAAGCAAAAGGTGTAATAGGTTCTCGTATGACTGGTGCTGGTTTTGGAGGTTGTACCGTAAGTATTGTAAAAGATGAATTTATTGATGAATTTATAAAATCTGTTGGAGAAAAATATAAAATTAAAACTGGATTAACTGCTGATTTCTATGTGGCTAAAATTGGTGATGGAAGTAGAAAGTTAGGTGATTTTTAA
- the galT gene encoding galactose-1-phosphate uridylyltransferase yields the protein MNIFEEVKLLLAYGLKNDLIGKYDEIISRNEIMFLLKLKDWEDVDISSKTIPQYPNEILENICNWAVEKGIIEDSIVVKDLFDTEIMGKITPSATHVIDKFIKISSLGGIEKATDNYYEFAQKTNYIRTDRIAKNMHWYSNTEYGDMEITVNLSKPEKDPRDIAKERLLPPSSYPKCLLCYENVGYAGRLNHPARQNHRVLPFFLEGEQWFLQYSPYVYYNEHAIIFSGEHKPMKINKDAFNRITAFVEQVPHYFVGSNADLPIVGGSILSHDHYQGGHHEFPMAKSPIEKTVIFKGFEDVEAGIVKWPMSVIRIKSPDRKKLVELAVKILDSWRRYSDESLGIYAFSEDTPHNTVTPIGRRREKDFELDLVLRNNRTSEEHPLGIFHPHEDVHNIKKENIGLIEVMGLAVLPGRLKEELEILGKHLTEADFETKIKNDPKVEKHLNWAVNIKKKYFEITSKNVESILKDEVGMTFSKVLEDAGVYKRNPEGEKGLLRFVQYINMN from the coding sequence ATGAATATATTTGAAGAGGTAAAATTGCTATTAGCTTATGGATTAAAAAACGACCTTATAGGAAAATATGATGAAATTATATCCAGAAATGAAATTATGTTTCTTTTAAAACTTAAAGACTGGGAAGATGTGGATATCTCTTCTAAAACTATACCTCAATATCCAAATGAAATACTGGAAAATATATGTAACTGGGCTGTTGAAAAAGGTATAATTGAAGATAGTATTGTTGTAAAAGATCTTTTTGATACAGAAATAATGGGGAAAATAACTCCATCTGCTACTCATGTAATAGATAAATTTATAAAAATATCAAGTCTTGGAGGAATAGAAAAGGCTACTGATAATTACTATGAATTTGCTCAAAAGACTAACTATATAAGAACAGACAGAATAGCAAAAAATATGCATTGGTATTCAAATACAGAATATGGCGATATGGAAATAACTGTAAATCTTTCTAAACCTGAAAAGGATCCAAGAGATATAGCTAAGGAAAGACTTCTTCCTCCATCATCTTATCCAAAATGTCTTTTATGTTATGAAAATGTTGGATATGCTGGAAGATTAAATCACCCAGCCAGACAAAATCACAGAGTTCTCCCATTTTTCTTAGAAGGAGAACAATGGTTTCTTCAATATTCTCCATATGTTTATTATAATGAACATGCCATTATTTTTTCTGGTGAACACAAACCTATGAAAATAAACAAAGATGCTTTTAATAGAATAACAGCTTTTGTTGAACAGGTTCCTCATTATTTTGTAGGATCAAATGCTGACCTCCCTATTGTTGGAGGATCAATTTTAAGCCATGACCATTATCAAGGAGGCCACCATGAATTTCCAATGGCAAAATCTCCTATAGAAAAAACTGTAATTTTTAAAGGATTTGAAGATGTTGAAGCTGGTATAGTCAAATGGCCTATGTCAGTTATAAGAATAAAAAGTCCTGATAGAAAAAAACTGGTAGAGCTTGCAGTAAAAATACTTGATAGCTGGAGAAGATATAGTGATGAATCTCTAGGAATATACGCATTCTCTGAAGATACGCCTCATAATACTGTTACTCCTATTGGAAGAAGGAGAGAAAAAGATTTTGAGCTTGACCTTGTTCTTAGAAATAATAGAACAAGTGAAGAACATCCTTTAGGAATATTTCATCCACATGAAGATGTACATAATATAAAAAAGGAAAATATAGGGCTTATTGAAGTTATGGGACTTGCTGTACTTCCAGGAAGACTAAAAGAAGAACTTGAAATACTTGGAAAACATCTTACAGAAGCTGATTTTGAAACTAAAATTAAAAATGACCCTAAAGTTGAGAAGCATTTAAACTGGGCTGTTAATATTAAGAAAAAATATTTTGAAATAACTTCTAAAAATGTAGAAAGTATCTTAAAAGATGAAGTAGGAATGACTTTTTCCAAAGTTCTTGAAGATGCTGGGGTATACAAAAGAAACCCAGAGGGAGAAAAAGGCTTATTAAGATTTGTTCAATATATTAACATGAATTAG